In Exiguobacterium sibiricum 7-3, a genomic segment contains:
- a CDS encoding Hpt domain-containing protein, whose product MPFFNEKKLEELRLIAGGDDVFLQKIGETYIAQFDRKFPELKDAVEAEDAVQTEKLAHLLKGASYSVAADDLADDFELLEREAETGSVTNAPEVLTRIEECMVGFRKIWLDVFLGKNTDSV is encoded by the coding sequence ATGCCTTTTTTTAATGAAAAGAAGTTAGAAGAACTACGTCTGATTGCCGGTGGCGATGACGTATTTTTACAGAAAATTGGTGAGACGTACATTGCTCAGTTTGATCGGAAGTTTCCGGAACTCAAGGATGCGGTCGAAGCAGAAGATGCGGTACAGACTGAGAAATTAGCTCACTTACTTAAAGGTGCCTCCTATTCCGTAGCGGCGGATGACTTAGCAGATGATTTTGAACTTCTAGAGCGTGAGGCGGAAACGGGTTCGGTCACGAATGCCCCGGAAGTCTTGACTCGGATTGAAGAATGTATGGTCGGTTTCAGAAAAATTTGGTTAGATGTGTTTCTTGGTAAAAATACGGATTCTGTCTGA
- a CDS encoding NADP-dependent glyceraldehyde-3-phosphate dehydrogenase: MTTATTYTYLLDGQWQESESNETIEISSPYKEDTVGRVQAMTKSEVDRAIASAKTAQAEWAKVPANKRAELLHAWATELEKRADEIGEVIMREVGKGLADGIKEVKRTAEIIRYTAEEGLRFDGQMMQGDSFPGGSAKKIAIIKKAPLGVVLAISPFNYPVNLAAAKLAPALMTGNAVVFKPATQGSISGTLMVEALVAAGLPAGLVNLVTGRGSVIGDYLTAHPGINMITFTGGTATGQHLSRQSSMIPLVLELGGKDPALVLEDADLSLAADHIISGAFSYSGQRCTAIKRVFVLEPQADALVAELSARIAKLTVGSPEDESVVVPLIDAKSADFVEGLITDANEKGATLVTGGNRTANLIEPTLFDHVTRDMRIAWEEPFGPVLPVIRVNSVEEMIAYANESEYGLQASVFTENIDAAFSVADALETGSVQINGRTERGPDHFPFIGVKSSGLGVQGVGRSLASMTRDKLTVLNLK, from the coding sequence ATGACTACAGCAACAACATACACATACTTATTAGATGGACAATGGCAGGAAAGTGAATCCAATGAAACCATTGAAATTTCTTCCCCTTATAAAGAAGATACAGTCGGTCGTGTCCAAGCGATGACAAAATCAGAAGTAGACCGGGCAATTGCGTCTGCTAAAACAGCGCAGGCAGAATGGGCGAAAGTCCCTGCCAATAAACGGGCCGAATTGCTTCATGCGTGGGCAACGGAACTTGAAAAGCGTGCGGACGAAATCGGCGAAGTCATTATGCGTGAAGTTGGTAAAGGACTTGCTGACGGAATCAAAGAAGTGAAACGGACGGCAGAAATCATCCGTTATACAGCAGAAGAAGGCCTCCGTTTTGACGGTCAGATGATGCAAGGGGACTCGTTCCCGGGCGGAAGTGCGAAAAAAATCGCCATCATCAAAAAAGCACCGCTTGGTGTCGTACTTGCGATTTCACCGTTTAACTATCCGGTCAACCTCGCAGCGGCGAAACTGGCACCTGCCTTGATGACCGGAAACGCAGTTGTCTTCAAACCGGCAACACAAGGTTCGATCAGCGGTACATTGATGGTTGAAGCACTTGTCGCAGCTGGTCTGCCGGCAGGACTCGTCAATCTCGTAACCGGTCGCGGATCGGTCATCGGTGATTATTTGACAGCTCACCCCGGCATCAACATGATTACGTTCACAGGTGGTACAGCGACGGGACAACATCTCTCGCGTCAATCGTCGATGATTCCACTCGTTCTCGAACTTGGCGGGAAAGACCCGGCCCTCGTTCTTGAGGATGCGGATCTCTCGCTAGCGGCAGATCACATCATCAGCGGTGCGTTTTCGTATTCCGGACAACGTTGCACAGCAATTAAACGTGTATTTGTTCTTGAACCTCAGGCAGATGCCCTCGTCGCAGAATTGTCTGCTCGAATCGCGAAATTGACAGTCGGTTCACCGGAAGACGAAAGTGTTGTCGTACCGTTGATCGATGCGAAGTCAGCTGATTTCGTCGAAGGTCTGATTACGGATGCGAACGAAAAAGGCGCAACACTCGTCACAGGTGGAAACCGGACGGCAAACTTGATCGAACCAACATTGTTTGACCATGTCACACGTGATATGCGGATTGCATGGGAAGAACCGTTCGGACCGGTCTTACCTGTCATTCGTGTCAACTCGGTCGAGGAAATGATCGCGTATGCGAATGAATCGGAATACGGTCTTCAAGCAAGTGTCTTCACGGAAAACATCGACGCAGCGTTCAGTGTTGCAGATGCGCTTGAAACAGGTTCTGTCCAAATTAATGGTCGGACGGAACGTGGTCCCGATCACTTCCCATTCATCGGTGTAAAATCATCGGGTCTTGGTGTACAAGGTGTCGGACGAAGTCTTGCTTCCATGACACGCGATAAATTAACAGTTCTTAACTTAAAATAA
- a CDS encoding MBL fold metallo-hydrolase: MRREDEIFTLPIPTPFPVGDINCYLLRTGTETILIDCGPDTDQAWQEMQEGLGKIGVTVSMLDKVIVTHHHADHAGLAYRFSEQGIPIHGHARLRPYLEQDQAFLSNGDDFLQRLALSFGVPDEIRALLPSYLSALKWLGKGQLDHTLQEGDAITASGDYRVLELPGHASDQIGILSQSGVLFAADHLLARVEPNPLLEQPQPGDESDMKRPVLAYMRSLRKLQGERIEIAYTGHGEPIRDVPSLIEERLLQRKARGEQLLKHIEGTKTLFELAQVTYGNRLKKSFPLVMSEMKARLDYLVASGQIVVEKQDGILRYTRKGSGHESHE, translated from the coding sequence ATGCGACGAGAAGATGAAATCTTTACTTTACCCATTCCGACACCGTTTCCTGTCGGAGATATCAATTGTTATCTGTTACGGACCGGAACGGAAACCATTTTAATCGATTGTGGTCCGGATACGGATCAAGCCTGGCAAGAGATGCAAGAGGGTCTCGGGAAAATCGGAGTGACGGTTTCGATGCTCGATAAAGTAATCGTGACGCACCATCATGCAGATCATGCCGGACTCGCCTATCGTTTTTCTGAACAGGGGATTCCGATTCATGGACATGCCCGTCTGAGACCATACTTAGAACAAGATCAAGCCTTTTTGAGCAACGGGGATGACTTCCTGCAACGGTTGGCGTTGTCATTTGGTGTACCGGACGAAATACGTGCGCTGTTACCGAGTTATTTATCCGCTTTGAAATGGCTCGGAAAGGGACAGCTGGATCATACCCTGCAAGAAGGGGATGCCATTACGGCGTCAGGCGACTACCGTGTACTCGAATTACCGGGTCATGCCAGCGATCAAATCGGTATCCTCAGTCAGTCAGGAGTCCTGTTTGCAGCAGATCACCTGTTGGCGCGCGTCGAACCCAATCCGTTGCTCGAGCAACCGCAACCCGGAGATGAATCGGACATGAAACGACCGGTCCTCGCTTACATGCGTTCCCTCCGTAAACTGCAAGGCGAACGGATTGAGATTGCCTATACCGGACACGGCGAGCCGATTCGCGATGTCCCGTCCTTGATTGAAGAACGTCTGTTGCAACGTAAAGCGCGGGGCGAACAGTTGTTGAAACATATCGAGGGAACAAAAACGTTGTTTGAACTCGCGCAAGTGACATACGGAAACCGTTTGAAGAAATCGTTCCCGCTCGTCATGAGTGAGATGAAAGCACGCCTCGACTACCTTGTGGCCAGTGGACAGATTGTTGTCGAAAAACAAGACGGGATTTTACGGTATACGAGAAAGGGCAGTGGACATGAATCTCATGAATAA
- a CDS encoding chemotaxis protein CheV, which translates to MYNQHDILLEAGTNELEIVIFHCGPYTFGINVMKVREIIVPLPMTPLPGTPDAVKGLIELRGEVMTVIDLPTVIGVAHEETTDDRLIICEFNGEKSVLRVDSVTEIRRISWEQIDTPNELARGIEGLTNGVVKTGDKMIILLDYEKIALELSRKDIFAREEGRRVSPRNRSNKTIWIAEDSEMLRTLIIETLEEAGYDSLKWFINGKDAFDAFEAGSDCDLLITDIEMPKMDGLHLTKRLREDDRYTDLPIVVFSSLISNDLRHKGESVGVNAQITKPEIGRLIETVDTYVL; encoded by the coding sequence GTGTACAATCAACACGATATTTTATTAGAAGCTGGAACAAATGAGTTGGAAATCGTTATTTTTCATTGCGGACCGTATACGTTCGGCATCAATGTCATGAAAGTCCGGGAAATCATCGTTCCACTACCGATGACACCACTACCTGGGACACCGGACGCTGTCAAAGGATTGATCGAACTTCGGGGTGAAGTCATGACGGTCATCGATTTACCGACCGTCATCGGCGTGGCTCATGAAGAAACAACAGACGATCGCTTGATCATCTGTGAATTCAATGGCGAGAAGAGTGTCCTCCGCGTCGATTCCGTAACGGAAATCCGCCGTATTTCGTGGGAACAGATCGATACACCAAATGAACTCGCACGGGGGATCGAAGGTTTGACGAACGGTGTTGTCAAGACCGGAGACAAGATGATCATCTTGCTCGATTATGAAAAAATCGCGCTTGAACTTTCGCGTAAAGACATCTTCGCCCGGGAAGAAGGTCGTCGCGTCTCGCCACGGAACCGGTCGAATAAAACCATTTGGATTGCAGAAGACTCGGAAATGTTACGGACACTTATCATCGAAACACTCGAAGAAGCTGGTTACGATAGTTTGAAATGGTTCATCAACGGAAAAGATGCCTTTGATGCCTTTGAAGCGGGAAGCGATTGTGATCTGTTGATCACGGACATCGAGATGCCCAAAATGGACGGTCTTCACTTGACGAAACGCCTGCGTGAAGATGATCGTTATACCGATTTGCCAATCGTCGTCTTCTCCTCATTGATCTCTAACGATCTTCGACATAAAGGAGAATCCGTTGGTGTCAACGCTCAAATCACGAAACCGGAAATCGGTCGATTGATCGAAACGGTCGATACATACGTGCTTTGA
- a CDS encoding ABC transporter substrate-binding protein, with product MMKQMIGIAATGLFLAGCASPAAPVQEKVLGSSYTSIEKDANETTVRMYMWGGDEGINAYIDEYVAPKLKKEHKITLKRVPIETADLIQKLRAEKKAGKKTGVIDVVWINGDNFRNAKKDGLLYGEITKVLPNMKYVDPQAQGSDSGTPTDHLEAAWGKVQYTFHYDQASVAKPPKDLQQLKSWVKQNPGKFTYPEVTDFTGNAFVRHVMYGVESKETLKDPKADFKKTWAYLNELKPYLWKEGKTYPKTLAQLDQLYAKGSVAFTMGFNERRAEQEVKSGTFPKETRPLVLTEGSIASTHFLSIPFNAPNPNGALVTVNTLLSPDAQLKKFDGTYWGDGTSLDLTTLSSTEKQAFEDVPAAESTPKPAAFEGKVRAELDPAFFDVIRKDWPERVAR from the coding sequence ATGATGAAGCAAATGATTGGAATCGCAGCAACAGGATTGTTTCTTGCCGGATGTGCGTCTCCGGCAGCACCGGTTCAGGAAAAAGTATTAGGTTCTTCTTATACATCGATTGAAAAAGATGCAAACGAGACGACCGTCCGGATGTATATGTGGGGCGGCGACGAGGGGATCAATGCCTACATCGATGAATATGTAGCACCGAAGCTGAAAAAAGAGCATAAGATTACATTAAAGCGTGTTCCGATTGAAACAGCTGATTTGATTCAAAAACTTCGGGCGGAAAAAAAAGCCGGGAAAAAAACAGGCGTCATTGATGTCGTCTGGATCAACGGGGACAACTTCCGGAATGCGAAAAAGGACGGCTTATTATACGGTGAAATCACGAAAGTGTTGCCGAACATGAAATACGTGGATCCACAAGCACAAGGATCGGATAGCGGGACACCGACTGATCACCTGGAAGCGGCGTGGGGAAAAGTTCAATATACGTTCCATTATGATCAAGCCAGTGTCGCGAAACCACCGAAAGACTTACAGCAACTTAAAAGCTGGGTCAAACAAAATCCGGGTAAATTCACGTATCCGGAAGTGACGGACTTTACGGGAAATGCCTTTGTCCGCCACGTCATGTATGGGGTCGAGTCGAAAGAAACGTTAAAAGATCCGAAAGCGGACTTTAAGAAAACGTGGGCCTATTTAAATGAATTGAAACCTTATTTATGGAAAGAAGGCAAAACGTATCCGAAGACGTTAGCACAGCTTGACCAGTTGTATGCAAAAGGAAGCGTTGCGTTCACGATGGGCTTCAATGAACGTCGGGCGGAACAGGAAGTGAAATCAGGGACATTCCCGAAAGAGACACGTCCGCTAGTCTTGACCGAGGGTTCAATTGCCTCGACCCATTTCCTGTCGATTCCGTTTAATGCACCAAATCCCAATGGAGCACTAGTCACAGTCAACACGTTATTGTCGCCGGATGCCCAACTCAAGAAATTTGACGGCACGTACTGGGGGGACGGAACAAGTTTAGATTTGACGACGTTAAGTTCGACGGAAAAACAGGCGTTTGAAGACGTTCCGGCGGCGGAATCCACACCGAAACCAGCGGCATTTGAGGGCAAAGTCCGTGCTGAACTGGATCCGGCCTTCTTTGATGTGATTCGGAAAG
- a CDS encoding SDR family NAD(P)-dependent oxidoreductase: MNKTVVLTGASSGLGEALAYELNRHGANLILVARREDRLQQVAKTLQAEYVVYDLEHSPERLADQIAERYGMIDVLINNAGFGEFSFLEETTVETIESMNRVNVLAPIRLTKACLPLFRPQGMIVNVASQAGKLPTPKSTIYCMTKAALYQFSNALRLELKPKGLHVMTVNPGPIATEFFIRADLSRKYEKNVASIVLSKEKLARTVTRAIIREKREVNAPFWMEGSAKAYGLFPRIIEWLGKSGFDKK; this comes from the coding sequence ATGAATAAAACGGTTGTCTTGACCGGTGCCTCCAGCGGTCTCGGGGAAGCCCTCGCATACGAGCTGAATCGGCATGGAGCAAACTTGATCTTAGTCGCCCGGCGGGAAGATCGGTTGCAACAGGTCGCAAAGACACTGCAAGCGGAATACGTTGTCTATGATTTAGAACATTCACCGGAGCGTCTGGCTGATCAAATCGCCGAGCGGTATGGCATGATTGATGTATTAATTAATAACGCCGGTTTCGGGGAGTTCAGTTTTTTAGAGGAGACGACGGTTGAAACCATCGAATCGATGAACCGGGTCAACGTCCTGGCCCCGATTCGATTGACGAAAGCCTGTCTCCCGCTGTTTCGTCCTCAAGGCATGATTGTCAACGTGGCGAGTCAGGCGGGGAAATTACCTACACCTAAGTCGACGATTTATTGTATGACAAAAGCAGCCTTATATCAGTTTTCCAATGCTTTGCGTCTTGAACTGAAGCCGAAGGGGCTTCATGTCATGACCGTCAATCCTGGACCGATTGCGACGGAATTTTTTATTCGGGCGGATCTCAGCCGGAAATACGAAAAAAATGTCGCGAGCATCGTGTTGTCGAAAGAAAAATTGGCACGAACGGTTACTCGAGCCATCATCCGAGAAAAACGCGAGGTCAATGCGCCGTTTTGGATGGAAGGTTCTGCAAAAGCCTACGGACTGTTTCCGCGGATCATTGAATGGCTCGGTAAGTCAGGTTTTGATAAAAAATAA